In one window of Paraflavitalea soli DNA:
- a CDS encoding ArsR/SmtB family transcription factor, protein MKSRRDVFQAIADPTRRAILTMLAIQSLTPGAIADNFKSSRQTISKHIQILTECELLTQEQNGREIYYLINAKKMKEVAAFIEPFRKMWDDRFNKLETIMKKYKSPK, encoded by the coding sequence ATGAAATCAAGAAGAGATGTATTCCAGGCCATAGCGGATCCCACGAGGCGGGCCATCCTCACCATGCTGGCCATACAGTCCTTAACGCCTGGGGCGATTGCCGACAATTTCAAATCGTCACGACAAACGATTTCCAAACATATCCAGATCCTTACGGAGTGTGAACTGCTTACACAGGAGCAGAACGGCCGGGAGATCTATTACCTGATCAACGCAAAGAAAATGAAAGAAGTAGCCGCCTTTATCGAACCCTTTCGTAAAATGTGGGACGACCGGTTCAATAAGTTAGAGACGATCATGAAGAAATACAAATCACCCAAATAG
- a CDS encoding SRPBCC domain-containing protein, giving the protein MEQKTKVHAEDGKQEIKITREFDLPVELLFRAYEDAEIVEQWMGTKVLKLDNKRHGSYQFETTDPKGNKYGFSGTIHQFIPNKQIIRTFEMENSPFSVQLEFLEFEQLTDDTSRLNMHVVYQSVAYRDQVLQLPFVQGINMAHNRLQSVVIKLK; this is encoded by the coding sequence ATGGAACAAAAAACAAAGGTCCACGCCGAAGACGGCAAACAGGAAATAAAGATCACCCGGGAATTTGACCTGCCGGTGGAATTACTTTTCAGGGCATATGAAGATGCTGAGATAGTGGAACAATGGATGGGCACGAAAGTACTGAAGCTCGACAACAAAAGGCATGGCAGTTACCAGTTTGAGACCACGGATCCCAAAGGAAACAAATACGGATTCAGCGGCACTATCCACCAGTTTATCCCGAACAAACAGATCATCAGGACATTTGAAATGGAGAACAGCCCTTTTTCGGTACAGCTGGAATTCCTGGAATTTGAACAACTAACGGATGATACCAGCAGACTTAATATGCATGTTGTATACCAGTCGGTCGCATACAGGGACCAGGTACTGCAGCTGCCCTTTGTACAAGGCATCAATATGGCACATAACCGCTTGCAAAGTGTCGTCATCAAACTTAAATAA
- a CDS encoding fimbrial biogenesis chaperone, with product MHAIYLGVIRRGSLFLVTLLTCCSAATMAQGNLMITPRRVVFEGQKKIQELNLANTGNDTARYLISLLEIRMKPDGAFEQVTEPDSGQNFASSFLRFFPRTITLGPGETQTIKIQVVNQVQLQPGEYRSHLYFRAVPPEKPLGFSQPVEDTTGIAVRLNPVFGITIPAIIRTGPSNAAVTISDTKVEKMQDSLTVLNLVFNRTGNMSVYGDLTVDYTSPRGKTTRAGLIRGIAVYTPTEHRRVRVPLDKLDGIDYKSGKLTIAYTASAGNKTVKMAETELPLF from the coding sequence ATGCATGCTATATACCTGGGGGTCATAAGGCGGGGAAGCCTTTTTCTGGTCACCCTGTTAACGTGCTGTTCCGCTGCCACCATGGCGCAGGGCAATCTCATGATCACGCCACGCAGGGTGGTTTTTGAAGGACAAAAGAAAATTCAGGAACTCAACCTCGCCAATACCGGAAATGACACTGCCCGGTACCTGATCTCCCTGCTCGAAATAAGAATGAAGCCTGATGGCGCTTTTGAACAAGTGACCGAGCCTGACTCCGGACAGAATTTTGCCAGCAGCTTCCTGCGTTTTTTTCCCCGCACAATTACATTGGGGCCCGGCGAAACGCAAACCATTAAGATACAGGTGGTCAACCAGGTCCAACTGCAGCCCGGTGAATACCGGTCACATCTCTATTTCAGGGCTGTGCCGCCGGAAAAACCATTAGGGTTTTCCCAACCGGTAGAGGATACCACCGGCATCGCTGTTCGGTTGAACCCCGTTTTTGGCATCACCATTCCTGCCATCATCAGAACCGGCCCTTCCAACGCGGCGGTTACCATTTCAGATACAAAGGTGGAAAAGATGCAGGACAGCCTTACTGTGCTGAACCTTGTATTTAACCGTACCGGTAATATGTCTGTTTATGGCGACCTCACCGTTGATTATACATCTCCGCGGGGCAAGACTACCCGCGCCGGCCTTATCAGAGGCATTGCAGTGTATACACCTACTGAACACAGAAGAGTGCGGGTACCCCTGGATAAATTGGACGGCATCGATTACAAGAGCGGGAAATTGACGATCGCTTATACTGCCTCCGCCGGGAATAAAACGGTGAAAATGGCGGAAACAGAGCTGCCACTGTTTTAA
- a CDS encoding DUF4402 domain-containing protein, giving the protein MRNKFIAIAVLLIASSATAFSQATATATATATILTPISITKDVDMNFGNVAVQAATGGTVVLAPAGTRIATGGVTLPANTGTVTAASFTVTGQADYTYFVTLPSSPVTLSDGGSNTMTVSNFTSDPAGTSGVLTLGTQTLNVGATLNVGAGQAAGTYLSQPFDVTVNYN; this is encoded by the coding sequence ATGAGAAACAAGTTCATTGCTATCGCAGTATTGCTGATAGCATCCTCTGCTACAGCCTTTTCACAGGCTACTGCCACGGCCACGGCTACTGCCACCATTCTAACACCCATCAGCATCACCAAGGATGTTGACATGAATTTCGGTAATGTAGCTGTACAGGCTGCAACGGGCGGAACCGTAGTGTTGGCGCCAGCCGGTACCCGCATTGCCACAGGAGGCGTAACACTTCCTGCCAATACGGGAACGGTAACGGCTGCTTCCTTCACCGTTACAGGTCAGGCAGACTACACGTATTTTGTAACCCTGCCTTCCTCACCCGTTACCCTGTCCGATGGTGGTTCGAACACCATGACAGTGTCTAACTTCACCAGCGATCCTGCCGGTACAAGTGGCGTGCTTACGCTGGGTACACAAACATTAAACGTAGGAGCTACGCTGAATGTAGGAGCTGGACAGGCCGCCGGTACCTATCTCTCCCAGCCTTTTGATGTAACCGTTAATTATAATTGA
- a CDS encoding DoxX family protein, whose protein sequence is MSKRNKIIYWIATIWLALGMVSTGIVQLSNMKSEDDFMNNLGYPDYFRTILGAWKILGSIAILIPKYPLLKEWAYAGFFFSMSGAIFSHIAIGHGVSHLFPPLLLLALTVISWYFRPTDRKTLAVAR, encoded by the coding sequence ATGTCAAAGAGAAATAAGATCATCTATTGGATCGCTACCATCTGGCTTGCCTTAGGCATGGTATCCACGGGAATTGTACAGTTATCCAATATGAAATCAGAAGACGATTTTATGAACAACCTGGGCTATCCCGACTATTTCAGAACGATACTGGGAGCCTGGAAGATACTGGGATCGATAGCCATCCTTATTCCTAAATATCCTTTACTCAAGGAATGGGCTTATGCCGGCTTTTTCTTTTCAATGTCGGGCGCCATATTTTCGCATATAGCCATCGGCCATGGCGTAAGCCACCTGTTTCCCCCACTGTTGCTGCTGGCCCTTACCGTGATATCCTGGTATTTCAGGCCAACGGACAGAAAAACACTGGCAGTTGCCCGATAA
- a CDS encoding glycoside hydrolase family 97 catalytic domain-containing protein translates to MGKPNRQFISHLFYVIITCCLSSYAAQAADHELRSPDGNIVIKITSGSSIQWSVRYKNETILFPSDISLTTNGEQFPGSKTKLLKQSAAAHNDTIFSMVPVKNSWIPNVYKELKLVFAGGITLSFRAYNTGVAYRFELNKKDPSLKIETEQVSFSLNKNNLAWWPEESNPEFISHYEALFTKARLDTIAKGKYAYLPLYQSTPAGTKLLITESDLYDYPNLFLFNTGEGKLEGKFPPAVLKSHVAPRTDRREVLAEKASYIADTKGARTLPWRLIMIAPDDVSLLSNEMVFQLARPADKGNYDWIKPGKVAWDWYNANNIFGVDFESGINNKTYQYYIDFAARFGLEYVILDEGWSLTTTDVSAPRKEIDVPALVKYGAAKGVGIILWSLWRPIDENMDAILNRFVDWGVKGVKIDFIQRADQYIVNYYERVAKACMDRKLLVDFHGAYKPVGLNRKYPNVINYEGVKGLENNKWADYITPGHNLTLPFTRMMAGPMDYTPGAMRNTNKKDFRVSFNEPVSRGTRAHQAAMYVMYEAPLQMLAETPSLYLQDTAFTQFIARIPTTWHKTIPLHGKIGSYAAVARQHGDKWYLGAMTDWEERTLESKLDFLADGNYRLEILTDGVNAAKYATDYKRETRLVKKGDVVSMKMAPGGGWTAILTPLTPPQKAFTLADTLRGSLTPERTWWDIQRYDLTVKPDYNAKTISGISEITYKVTGSNARMQIDMREPLLIDSVLLNHKTPLTFAKEGSVWYIQSPKQAMNSINNVAIYYHGKAHEAVRPPWDGGWTWTTDSLGRPWMTVTCQGLGASIWYPCKDHQSDEPDKGASLTMIVPDTLTAISMGRLESKKPNGDGTTSWKWAVVNPISNYCIIPYIGKYTNWSEVFKGEKGNLDVNYWVLDYNTDKAKAYMPKEVNNMLKAFEYWFGPYPFYEDGYKLVETSNTGMEHQSAVSYGNWYKPGYRGRDGSGTGWGMKWDFIIIHESGHEWFGNNITTNDLADMWVHEGFTNYSETVFIDYIFGEEAANQYNHGIRRGIRNDKPVIPAYNVNAQGSGDMYPKPSNMLHSIRHGLNDDQRFREILRGLNKQFYHQTVTTQQVENYVSSKAGFDYSKVFDQYLRTVQVPSFEFYFSEDKKKVFYRYTNCVAGFNLPLVLKNKATTIKIIPTDKWQNSAVNSDAATLFDKTAIEAMYYFTVVPVANSGD, encoded by the coding sequence ATGGGCAAACCAAACCGTCAGTTCATCAGTCATCTTTTTTATGTGATCATCACCTGCTGTCTCAGTAGTTATGCTGCCCAGGCTGCCGATCATGAACTGCGCTCGCCCGACGGGAATATTGTCATTAAGATTACTTCAGGCAGCTCCATCCAATGGAGTGTACGCTATAAGAACGAAACCATTCTTTTCCCCTCAGACATTTCCCTCACCACCAATGGAGAACAATTTCCGGGTTCAAAAACGAAACTGCTAAAGCAATCTGCGGCAGCCCACAACGATACCATCTTCTCTATGGTGCCCGTAAAGAATTCCTGGATTCCCAATGTGTACAAAGAACTGAAGCTCGTCTTTGCCGGTGGCATTACCCTTAGTTTCCGCGCCTATAATACAGGAGTGGCCTACCGCTTCGAACTGAATAAAAAAGATCCTTCGCTCAAGATAGAGACAGAACAAGTGAGCTTTAGCCTCAACAAGAACAACCTGGCCTGGTGGCCCGAAGAAAGCAACCCCGAGTTTATTTCCCACTACGAAGCCCTCTTCACAAAAGCCAGGTTGGATACCATTGCCAAAGGTAAATATGCCTACCTGCCCCTGTACCAATCCACTCCGGCTGGCACAAAACTGTTGATCACAGAAAGTGATCTGTACGATTATCCCAACCTTTTTCTCTTCAATACAGGAGAAGGAAAGCTGGAAGGCAAATTTCCACCGGCCGTATTGAAAAGCCATGTGGCGCCCCGTACCGACAGGAGAGAGGTGCTGGCCGAAAAAGCTTCCTATATAGCTGATACAAAAGGCGCAAGAACTTTGCCCTGGCGCCTCATCATGATCGCACCCGATGATGTATCCCTCCTGTCCAATGAAATGGTCTTTCAATTGGCAAGGCCGGCTGACAAAGGCAACTACGATTGGATAAAGCCCGGCAAAGTAGCCTGGGACTGGTACAATGCCAACAACATTTTTGGGGTTGACTTCGAATCAGGCATCAACAACAAGACCTACCAGTATTATATTGATTTCGCTGCCCGTTTTGGATTGGAGTATGTGATACTCGATGAAGGATGGTCACTTACCACCACCGATGTGAGCGCTCCCCGCAAGGAAATTGATGTACCTGCCCTGGTGAAATATGGAGCAGCCAAAGGTGTAGGCATCATCTTATGGAGCCTGTGGCGTCCTATCGATGAAAATATGGATGCTATCCTCAACAGGTTTGTGGATTGGGGCGTGAAAGGCGTTAAGATCGATTTCATCCAAAGAGCCGATCAATATATCGTTAATTATTATGAAAGGGTAGCCAAAGCCTGCATGGACAGAAAGCTGCTCGTAGATTTTCATGGCGCTTACAAACCTGTGGGCCTCAACCGGAAATATCCGAATGTGATCAACTATGAAGGCGTGAAGGGATTGGAGAACAATAAGTGGGCTGATTATATTACACCCGGGCACAACCTTACCCTGCCTTTTACCAGGATGATGGCCGGCCCCATGGATTACACACCTGGCGCCATGCGCAATACCAATAAAAAGGATTTCCGTGTTTCCTTCAATGAGCCAGTAAGCCGTGGCACCCGTGCGCACCAGGCCGCTATGTATGTGATGTACGAAGCGCCCCTGCAAATGCTGGCAGAAACACCTTCCCTGTACCTGCAGGATACCGCCTTTACACAATTTATTGCCCGTATACCCACCACCTGGCACAAGACCATTCCCCTTCACGGAAAGATCGGGTCTTATGCTGCCGTGGCCCGGCAGCACGGTGATAAATGGTATCTAGGCGCCATGACCGATTGGGAAGAAAGAACACTGGAATCGAAATTGGATTTCCTGGCTGACGGAAACTACAGGCTCGAAATACTCACCGATGGTGTAAATGCTGCCAAATATGCTACCGATTATAAAAGAGAGACCAGGCTGGTAAAGAAAGGCGATGTAGTGTCCATGAAAATGGCCCCCGGCGGTGGATGGACGGCTATACTTACGCCGCTTACCCCGCCGCAAAAAGCCTTCACCCTGGCCGATACCCTGCGTGGCAGTCTTACTCCCGAAAGGACCTGGTGGGACATACAACGCTACGACCTGACCGTAAAGCCCGACTACAACGCCAAAACCATCAGCGGTATCAGCGAGATCACTTATAAAGTAACCGGTTCCAACGCGCGGATGCAGATCGATATGCGCGAGCCCCTGTTGATCGACAGTGTACTCCTCAACCATAAAACACCCCTCACCTTTGCCAAAGAAGGCAGCGTATGGTATATCCAATCGCCTAAGCAGGCTATGAACAGCATCAACAACGTAGCCATCTATTACCATGGCAAGGCGCACGAAGCTGTAAGGCCGCCCTGGGATGGGGGATGGACCTGGACCACCGATTCCCTCGGCCGTCCCTGGATGACCGTCACCTGTCAGGGACTGGGTGCTTCCATCTGGTATCCCTGTAAAGACCACCAGAGCGATGAACCCGACAAAGGCGCCAGCCTCACCATGATCGTGCCCGATACCCTGACAGCTATATCGATGGGGCGGCTCGAATCAAAGAAACCCAATGGTGATGGCACCACTTCCTGGAAATGGGCCGTGGTAAATCCTATCAGTAATTATTGCATCATACCATATATAGGTAAGTATACCAATTGGAGTGAAGTCTTCAAAGGCGAAAAAGGCAACCTGGATGTGAACTACTGGGTATTGGATTACAACACTGATAAAGCAAAAGCTTATATGCCGAAGGAAGTGAACAATATGCTCAAGGCTTTTGAATACTGGTTTGGCCCCTATCCGTTTTACGAGGATGGCTACAAACTCGTAGAGACCTCCAATACCGGCATGGAACACCAAAGCGCCGTATCCTATGGCAACTGGTACAAACCCGGTTACCGCGGCAGGGACGGATCGGGCACCGGCTGGGGCATGAAATGGGATTTCATCATCATCCACGAAAGCGGCCATGAGTGGTTTGGCAACAATATTACCACCAACGATCTCGCCGACATGTGGGTACATGAAGGGTTTACCAACTACAGCGAAACCGTCTTTATCGATTATATCTTCGGAGAAGAGGCCGCCAATCAATACAACCATGGCATCCGCAGAGGCATCCGTAATGACAAACCCGTGATTCCTGCTTACAATGTCAATGCCCAGGGTAGTGGTGATATGTACCCCAAGCCGAGCAATATGCTGCACAGCATCCGCCACGGCCTGAATGATGATCAGCGCTTCCGCGAAATACTCCGGGGGCTCAACAAGCAGTTCTATCACCAGACCGTCACCACCCAACAGGTGGAGAACTATGTGTCGTCCAAAGCTGGCTTTGATTACAGCAAGGTCTTTGACCAGTACCTGCGTACGGTACAGGTGCCCTCATTTGAGTTCTACTTCAGCGAGGACAAAAAGAAAGTGTTTTACCGGTATACCAACTGTGTGGCCGGCTTTAACCTTCCTCTCGTGTTGAAGAACAAAGCCACCACCATTAAAATAATACCTACCGACAAGTGGCAAAATAGTGCTGTGAATAGCGACGCGGCCACTTTATTTGATAAAACAGCCATTGAAGCCATGTATTACTTCACTGTGGTGCCCGTGGCAAATAGCGGGGACTGA
- a CDS encoding DUF2306 domain-containing protein, which translates to MKQTIDKTFLQQLGLRDLMLIILWVSIIYITWTFMHGADHFLALTPEALGKYFPYKWFLIAHITAGGGALILGPLQFWESFRRKNWKLHRMVGYLYFLAMLVSAICAVVLAATTAYAINWAYAFSLQVWVSVWISASFIAFRMALLRKFKAHKEWAVRSYIVTLAFVVSGLALKLPVVQQLGSFADISPSFFWMGWAVPLFIYEVVRSFKPKG; encoded by the coding sequence ATGAAACAAACAATAGATAAAACCTTCCTGCAACAGCTCGGGCTGCGCGATCTCATGCTCATTATACTATGGGTTAGTATTATTTACATCACCTGGACCTTTATGCATGGCGCCGATCATTTTTTGGCGTTAACTCCGGAGGCCCTGGGTAAATACTTCCCTTACAAGTGGTTCCTCATTGCACATATTACCGCCGGCGGAGGGGCCTTGATATTGGGGCCATTACAGTTTTGGGAAAGCTTCCGGCGGAAGAATTGGAAACTGCATAGGATGGTGGGTTACTTGTATTTTCTGGCCATGCTGGTCAGCGCCATCTGTGCTGTAGTGCTGGCCGCTACTACTGCCTACGCCATTAATTGGGCCTATGCTTTTTCCTTGCAGGTATGGGTCAGTGTATGGATCTCCGCCAGTTTTATTGCCTTCCGCATGGCCTTGCTGCGCAAATTCAAAGCCCACAAGGAATGGGCCGTTAGAAGTTATATCGTAACCCTGGCTTTTGTGGTCTCGGGCCTGGCCCTCAAATTGCCTGTGGTGCAACAACTGGGTAGCTTTGCTGATATTTCACCTTCCTTCTTTTGGATGGGCTGGGCCGTGCCGTTGTTTATATATGAAGTGGTGCGATCGTTTAAGCCGAAAGGTTGA